The following are from one region of the Pirellulales bacterium genome:
- a CDS encoding Uma2 family endonuclease, with protein sequence MNTFNPLDLLISELYSVDGKAEIVDGRIVAMSPTGSRPSRTSGLIFASLLEVEETANGRAYPDNAAYMVDLPCRKSFSPDASFFTGPDSGMKFLEGAPDFAVEVRSENDYGPAAERKIAAKRADYFAAGTKVVWDVDLLSDEVIRSYCSQSPDSPQIFCRGEVARAESAVPGWIVSVDSILR encoded by the coding sequence GTGAACACCTTCAATCCGCTCGACTTGCTGATCTCCGAACTCTACTCTGTCGACGGGAAAGCCGAGATTGTCGATGGCAGGATCGTCGCTATGAGTCCGACCGGAAGTCGCCCAAGCCGAACGAGCGGTTTGATCTTCGCCAGCCTGTTGGAAGTTGAGGAGACTGCGAACGGTCGGGCGTATCCAGACAACGCCGCGTATATGGTCGACCTTCCCTGCCGGAAGTCTTTCAGTCCCGATGCCTCATTTTTTACGGGGCCCGATTCGGGGATGAAGTTCTTGGAGGGAGCGCCTGACTTTGCCGTCGAAGTTCGTAGTGAAAACGATTACGGTCCTGCTGCCGAACGAAAGATTGCCGCCAAGCGGGCTGACTATTTCGCCGCCGGAACGAAGGTTGTGTGGGACGTTGATTTGCTGAGCGACGAGGTCATTCGTTCTTATTGCAGCCAATCCCCCGATTCGCCCCAGATTTTTTGCCGCGGCGAAGTTGCGCGTGCAGAGTCTGCAGTGCCGGGTTGGATTGTCTCCGTGGATTCCATCCTGCGGTAG
- the sufD gene encoding Fe-S cluster assembly protein SufD, producing the protein MTAATLKTTGFTREAFDAWLASRDEPGWLADLRRDAWRRFESLPMPSRTDEEWMRTDVRLFRLDRYALPSDLPAGVVAPAAVLAAGVELGGRAVSLNSRPVSSDLAPELAAKGVLFGSLDQLVAEHGELLRPYIERHVVDPGYDKFAALNAACWSGGSVLFVPAGVRVEQPLHALAAMTDGGVDLSRTLVILQRRAEATLLTETASTGAQDSGFHCGSIELLVEPEARLRYVNLQNWGSGVWHFAHQKAHVAQAAGLQWTIGALGARLAKVNQHVALTGQDAEAQVNGVMFTHGKQHLSYNTHQHHQAAYCRSDLLYKTALQDQSRTVWRGMIKVDEGAQRTDAYQRNDNLMLSRDARADSIPGLEIEADDVRCTHGSTAGRIDDTQVFYAMTRGYTRTEAMRMIVAGFFQQVFDRIAIESVREALGRAIGDRVRAISE; encoded by the coding sequence ATGACTGCTGCGACATTGAAGACGACTGGTTTCACTCGCGAGGCGTTCGACGCTTGGCTCGCTTCGCGCGACGAGCCAGGGTGGCTCGCCGATTTGCGGCGCGACGCGTGGCGGCGGTTCGAGTCGCTTCCGATGCCTTCGCGGACCGACGAGGAGTGGATGCGGACCGACGTTCGTCTGTTCCGGCTTGATCGGTACGCTCTGCCGAGCGACCTGCCGGCTGGCGTCGTCGCGCCTGCGGCGGTGCTGGCGGCGGGGGTGGAGTTGGGAGGGCGCGCGGTCTCGCTGAATTCGCGACCCGTCTCGAGCGACCTTGCCCCCGAACTGGCCGCCAAGGGAGTTCTGTTCGGCAGTCTCGACCAATTGGTCGCGGAGCATGGCGAACTGTTGCGGCCGTACATTGAACGGCACGTCGTCGATCCCGGTTACGACAAGTTCGCGGCCCTCAACGCGGCCTGCTGGAGCGGCGGTTCGGTGCTGTTCGTCCCGGCAGGGGTGCGCGTCGAGCAACCGCTGCACGCCCTGGCGGCCATGACCGACGGGGGGGTCGATCTGTCGCGGACGCTCGTCATTCTCCAGCGCAGGGCCGAGGCGACGCTGCTGACCGAGACGGCGAGTACGGGTGCGCAGGACTCCGGATTCCACTGCGGTTCGATCGAACTGCTGGTCGAACCCGAGGCCCGGCTGCGGTACGTCAATTTGCAGAACTGGGGAAGCGGGGTTTGGCATTTCGCCCACCAGAAGGCCCACGTCGCCCAAGCCGCGGGGTTGCAGTGGACGATTGGCGCCCTCGGCGCGCGGCTCGCCAAAGTGAACCAGCACGTCGCCCTGACCGGCCAGGACGCCGAGGCCCAGGTCAACGGCGTCATGTTCACGCACGGCAAGCAGCATTTGTCGTACAACACCCACCAGCACCACCAAGCGGCTTACTGCCGCAGCGACCTGCTGTACAAGACGGCGCTTCAGGACCAGTCGCGCACCGTGTGGCGCGGGATGATCAAGGTCGACGAGGGCGCCCAGCGGACCGACGCCTATCAGCGGAACGACAACCTGATGCTGTCCCGCGACGCCCGGGCCGATTCGATCCCAGGATTGGAGATCGAGGCGGACGACGTCCGCTGCACGCACGGCAGCACGGCGGGCCGGATCGACGACACGCAGGTGTTTTACGCGATGACCCGCGGCTACACGCGGACCGAAGCGATGCGGATGATCGTCGCGGGGTTTTTTCAGCAGGTGTTCGACAGGATCGCGATCGAGAGCGTTCGCGAAGCGCTGGGGCGGGCGATTGGGGATCGCGTGCGGGCGATCTCGGAGTAG
- a CDS encoding Rieske 2Fe-2S domain-containing protein encodes MNEFQAVACVADVPDPGSQLVEVGDRLVVLIHAAGHWYALDDVCTHDGGPLSDGPVDPRQVSIACPRHGAQFSAETGAALTMPATKATVAHEVQINGDRVLVRLSDA; translated from the coding sequence ATGAACGAATTTCAAGCCGTGGCCTGTGTCGCCGATGTTCCTGATCCAGGTTCGCAACTGGTCGAGGTCGGCGATCGGCTGGTGGTGCTCATTCACGCGGCCGGGCATTGGTACGCGCTGGACGACGTTTGCACCCATGACGGGGGGCCGCTGTCCGACGGACCGGTCGACCCTCGACAGGTCTCGATCGCTTGTCCGCGCCATGGGGCGCAGTTCAGCGCCGAAACCGGGGCCGCGCTCACCATGCCGGCGACCAAAGCGACTGTTGCGCACGAAGTGCAGATCAACGGCGACCGCGTCTTAGTGCGGCTGTCTGACGCCTGA
- a CDS encoding metal-sulfur cluster assembly factor has protein sequence MPIAEDAVREALKSVIDPELFVNVVDLGLIYTVNVAEQDDGTSNVDVEMTMTSPACPAGPQLLAQSKEAVGRLEGVGAVDVRLVMHPPWTPDRMTEDARDQLGIF, from the coding sequence ATGCCTATCGCCGAAGACGCCGTTCGCGAGGCCCTCAAGTCGGTCATCGACCCCGAGTTGTTCGTCAACGTGGTCGACCTGGGGTTGATCTACACGGTCAACGTCGCCGAGCAAGACGACGGAACGTCGAACGTCGACGTCGAGATGACGATGACCAGCCCCGCGTGCCCCGCCGGGCCCCAACTGTTGGCCCAATCCAAGGAGGCGGTCGGCCGGCTGGAAGGGGTTGGCGCCGTCGACGTGCGGCTGGTGATGCATCCCCCGTGGACGCCGGATCGAATGACCGAGGACGCGCGAGATCAACTCGGCATTTTTTGA
- a CDS encoding ATP-grasp domain-containing protein, which yields MHVFVYEWITGGGLVEQAGRLPESLLAEGTAMTAALTADLLAISGCRVTRLADHRLSEPLAERERVIEVHSESHRRAEFAVAAAEADYTVVIAPEFDRILMRSFRAALEAGARPLGGSAEFIALASDKQRTAGRLAAAGVSTPEAVLVPADAERLPHDFRYPGVLKPLDGAGSQHTLLVEGPQDEPPPYPWPRRLERYCPGRAASAAFLCGPAGAVALPPCWQHQSTDGRFAYRGGAVIDDPALAARAVALAERALAALPAAYGYAGVDLVLGDAADGSDDAAIEINPRLTTSYVGLRAAVEGNLAEAMIAVHRGESTTMRPLELSVEFTAEGGVTTKPRLQATAAGEGA from the coding sequence ATGCACGTTTTCGTTTATGAATGGATCACCGGCGGGGGGCTCGTCGAACAAGCGGGGCGACTGCCGGAGTCGTTGCTGGCCGAGGGGACGGCGATGACGGCGGCCCTGACGGCCGACCTGCTAGCCATCTCTGGCTGCCGCGTGACGCGACTGGCCGATCACCGCTTGAGCGAGCCGCTGGCCGAGCGGGAGCGCGTGATCGAGGTCCACAGCGAGTCGCATCGCCGCGCGGAGTTCGCCGTCGCGGCAGCGGAGGCCGATTACACCGTCGTTATCGCCCCGGAGTTCGACCGCATCCTGATGCGATCCTTCCGCGCGGCGCTCGAAGCAGGAGCCCGACCGTTGGGGGGCTCGGCCGAATTCATCGCCCTGGCGAGCGACAAGCAGCGAACGGCCGGCCGGCTGGCCGCCGCCGGCGTGTCGACGCCCGAGGCGGTGCTCGTGCCCGCGGACGCCGAGCGGTTGCCGCACGACTTCCGTTACCCGGGGGTGCTCAAGCCGCTCGACGGGGCGGGCTCTCAGCACACGCTGCTCGTCGAAGGCCCGCAGGACGAGCCCCCCCCCTATCCTTGGCCGCGACGGTTGGAACGCTACTGTCCGGGGCGCGCGGCGAGCGCGGCCTTTCTGTGCGGGCCTGCCGGCGCCGTGGCGTTGCCGCCGTGCTGGCAGCACCAGTCGACCGACGGACGGTTTGCTTACCGAGGCGGCGCCGTGATCGACGATCCCGCGCTCGCGGCGCGAGCCGTTGCACTGGCCGAGCGGGCCCTCGCCGCGTTGCCCGCAGCGTACGGATACGCGGGAGTCGACCTTGTCCTGGGGGATGCTGCGGACGGCAGCGACGATGCGGCGATCGAAATCAATCCGCGGCTGACCACTTCCTACGTCGGCCTGCGGGCGGCCGTCGAGGGCAACTTGGCGGAAGCGATGATCGCCGTCCACCGGGGCGAATCGACGACCATGCGACCGCTCGAACTGTCGGTCGAGTTTACTGCCGAAGGAGGCGTCACGACCAAGCCTCGGCTGCAAGCGACCGCCGCGGGAGAGGGAGCATGA